In Streptomyces camelliae, the sequence GGCTGCCAGCGGGCGCGTACGGCGTAGGCCAGGCGCTGGGCAAGGTCGGCGCGGGGCCGACGGATCTGGTCCTTCACGTAGCGCTCGACCGTGCGCTGGGAGATGCCGAGCAATTCGGCTGCCGGCCGGGTGCCCTTGAGCTGGCGCACGAGATAGCGCATCTGGGGCGCCCGCGGACTTGGGGGTCGGGCGGGTGAACGCCCCTGCCAGGACACGGTCCAGGCCGTCGGCGACGATGCCCATATCCGGGGCCTCCCTTCAAGGTCGATCGTGTGGGCTCGCGAGGAGCGATTATCCGGTCCGACGGGACGGGGGAAGAACTCCGGACCGGGTGGTCTTCCGTGGGAGGCGCGCACGGGGACGCGCCGGGCGCTGACCGTGGCGGGTCGCCCACCCCGATGACCACACCGCGCGCCACCGACGTCACCGTGATCGCGTCACCAACGACAGCAGGCGCCCAGCAGTTGACCAAGAAGCCGAACTCGCGGCACACCTGAACTCCGCTACGAAGACCTGGCCGACGACGACCGCGGCCATGCGGCCGAACTTGTCGGCTGGGCTCGCATCGCGCAGTTCCTCGCGACCACTGCCGGGACCTACGGCCCACAGGCTGCCGCCGTCGTCGAGGACGAACTTGCCGCCGAGGTCGAGGTGAGGCGTTGCGCACAGGCAGTTCGTCGACGACTGGACCCCGCCCCGTACGTACCCTCCGTTTCCCGGCGCGCATGGTCCGGGCCACGACGAAACGGGTGCGCGCCGGGGAACGGAGGGGCAGCGGGGTCCAGGGGCCGGCGAAGGCCCCTGGTACCACGCCGCCCAGCCAAGTCCGGAAGCGACTGCTTCCGGAAATCGAGGAAAGAGCGGGAAGGGAAATGGGGCGGCCCCTGTGGCTGTCGGCGGAAGCTCCTCCCACACCCAGCCTCGCCGGACGAGCCCCCAGCGGCTCGGCGAATCGATCACCCTGCTCTGGTGTCGGTGGCCGCCGACACAAAGTTGCGACGAAGAGCAACTCTGCACAAGCAGCTCACCGTCCAGGAGTCCCGCCACAAGCTCGCCCGCGATATCTGCCACGGCAAGAAGGGCACCATCCACCAGGCATACCGGGTGTTGCCCGGCGTTGAATATGCCGACGAAGGCGGCGTTCACGATGCCGGCCGTGAACGCACCCCGCCTCGTCGCGCTTGTTCGCGCCGGAGCCCGCTTCGAACACAGCCGCCTCGTCGAACGCCCTGAAGAACTCGCAGCATGACAGGCCCGCCGACCCCGGTCTCCTGCCCGCAGGCCGCCGATCCGGATTCAGGCGTATCGGTCGAAAAGGGCCTGGAGGTATCCCTCCAGCCGCCTGATCAGCACGGTGGGGGTCAGATCGGCACGGCCCACCTCGCGCCAGGGGACAGCGACCTTCTCGGCGTCCGGAGCGAAGGCCAACGCGTCCAGCAGCCGCCAGTAGAGATGAGCGGCGCGGTCTTCGGCCAGCGTCCCTCCCGCCGCAAGGTAGCGGTCGGCGAAGCGCATGCCCGCGGGAACCCCGTGCAGCAGGGCCAGAGCCGTCGAGCAGTGGGCCACGTCCAGGTCGGCCGGCCCCCAGGAGGTCTCCACCCAGTCGACGACGCCGCTGATCCGCAGACCGTCGCCGTCGCCCGTGAAGAGGACATTGCCGGGATGGAAGTCCCGGTGCAGGAAGCAGGCCCGGTAGTCCGGGGGCTCGTAGCAGATCACGTCCACAGCCCGTTGCCACAGCTCAGGCCGCTCGGTGTCCTCGGGTGGGCTCACCCGCTCGGGGGAGGTCCACGCCTGATAGGTGCGAGGCCGTGCCTCTGCGGTCACCGGCAGCCGGTGGATACGCAGCAATTGACGGGCCAACAGTTCGGCACGCCGATCGGCCCCTTCATCGCCCAGGCGCACGGTCCCGGGCAGCAGGGACATCAGCAAGGAGGGATGGTCGCAGTACTGCGCCGTTGCGTCCACCGCCACAGGCGTGGCTGCGGGCACGTCCGTGTCGCCGAGCAGGCGCAGAACGGCTGCCTCGCGGGTCAGCAGGCCCTCCGCGTGCCGAACGAAGAAGGGCTTGACAAAGGACCGCAGGACCAGTGAGCGTCGACCGCCCGGCCCGCAGATGCCCAGACGGCGCATCTCCGACGTCCAGCCGCCACGCAACCGCACGACTTCTTCGATGCGCTCTGTCTCGGACAGCCCCTTCTCCACCCAGGCACGCGTCGCACCCCAGCCCTGACCCTCAAGATCGGCACCGATGTGCTCGGCCCCCTCGCCCGTAACCATGAAGGCAGGCTGTCCACCTCAGCGACGGACACACCCCATGGCCACCCCGCCCACAACTCTTGATGCGATGAAGGGGCGACGAAGTCCCGCCCTCCGCGGGTGGCCTGGGTAGACGCCAGTCACCCACTACGTGACGGCGAAGGAGCCCAGGTGAGCGAGTACGACGGACACCAGTACGTCGGCGTCGACCTGCACCGCAGGCGGTCCGTGATCGTGCGTCAGACCGACGACGGCGCCGTAGTCACAGCGCGGCCGGACCTCGGTGGTGCGGGTCCGCGGCCGCTCCCGCAGACGGTTCTCCATCGCCGCGCTGACCTGCTACAAACCCGGTCACCGCTCCAGGCTCATCTACCGGCCCCGCCATGACGACGGCCGTCGCGATGGGCGCAAGAGCTTCTCCTGGCGCGACTACCGGACCTGTTGATCGCAGCGCACCAGCAGCTCGGCGGCCCGATGGTGCTCGTCTGGGACAACCTCAACGTCCACAAGGCCGCCGACCTGCAAAAGTTCGCCGAGGCCCGGGACTGGCTGACCATCTACTATCTGCCGCCCTACGCACC encodes:
- a CDS encoding phosphotransferase family protein, which produces MVTGEGAEHIGADLEGQGWGATRAWVEKGLSETERIEEVVRLRGGWTSEMRRLGICGPGGRRSLVLRSFVKPFFVRHAEGLLTREAAVLRLLGDTDVPAATPVAVDATAQYCDHPSLLMSLLPGTVRLGDEGADRRAELLARQLLRIHRLPVTAEARPRTYQAWTSPERVSPPEDTERPELWQRAVDVICYEPPDYRACFLHRDFHPGNVLFTGDGDGLRISGVVDWVETSWGPADLDVAHCSTALALLHGVPAGMRFADRYLAAGGTLAEDRAAHLYWRLLDALAFAPDAEKVAVPWREVGRADLTPTVLIRRLEGYLQALFDRYA